CATAGCTAAGTCATAACTAGAATGAATAAACCATAGAGGATTTGTCAACATCTGTCTGCTGCAATTTAACCTCACAATCATCCTCAAGGTTGCAAAAAGCAAGGATGTCACGGATGAAATTATTTACATGCAAATCTTACTAGATtgcctcttctttttttcttccattttgcAGTTGCAGATGCCTAAAAAGGACTAACCAGAGGAACAGCAAAAGTACTTTGGGTGCTTGTAAGCCAAATGATAGAATAGAATGGAAGCAGACAAATAAGCAACACGAAAAGACTTGCAGAAGTTTCACAAAAAAGAAAGCAAGAAAACCAGTATAGTAAGTAGCTGACTGACCTAGACAACGCTAATAGCAGATCTCTGTTGTTACTAGAGTGCAAAAGAACACAGAGTAGATTATATGCAACAAATTCCATATCACATCCCTTTATTCCTTCTGCATAAAGCGTTTTTAGCTGCGACTGACACTGCATATGCCAGAACTAAGAGAGTAAGTAAGAGTAACACTCAAGCAGAAAAACCAATGATGTCTTCGCAGCAAATTACACATTTGTTCATGACATGTCCAAAAACTTTGATCCCAACGCAATTCAATATTGCAATTCTGCCAGCATGTACTCatttaaaacaagaaaaagattaaaaagttttaagaaCACATTAAGGTAATAGTTCAGAAAAAAAATTCCCAACACAACCTCACAATTTTAGAGCGGAGGTGGGGAACATCTACTATTTCTTTGATCAAAATACATAAGCagctataaatataaatattactgCTCAGAACACATTGCTTCTCTGCATGTTGAAAAAGACCAAAGGAGGACACTAGCAGAAAGAATCTGCAtctagaaaagaaaaaggatatAGGTGAAGCTGGAAAAATATGGGCAGTCATCCAATCCAGCAATGCCTAAGTACTAATAAAGCATCAGGAAGGAGTGACCCAACATTAGTAGTAAACAACAACAGACAATATGTCATTTATGTAtccaaatatttcaaaataaggaCTTATTTGTGGCATAAAGGAGACCATTCTTATACCAGCAGTGAACCCCAGAAAGGGCTGTAAGAACTATAATGGCAATACTAACAAATAATCACATTGCATTGTACCAGCTTAACTCCCCTTGCACGTGCGGGCGTATAAAAGGATTTGAACCATGGAAAAAGGTATCATAAATTTTGTCCATAGAGCACCAGAAACATTTCACCCTGATATACTTAAAGTTCTGGATTGGAAGTTCCAGTAAGGGATTTCACTCTAAACTAAATTCTATAAATTAGTTCATAAACTTGACTGTAAAAAGGATCCAGCATTCAATAACATTAAAACAAAGAAGTGTCCAACTGAACTAGCATACAAGAAACTTCAGAGAGGGATTAAGATTCTAAGAAGTTATGACTGAAAGTTCCCACCATGGGAAGGAGTACCTGATTAAATTCCGACAAGTCCCCAACTTCTATTGCCAACCGACCATGTGTTTCATACACCTAAAACAGAAGGCAGGTAAGGAAgatattaataagaaaaaataatacaacatcGATTGTAAAGAAAGTTCATATGATGATGAAAATTTTATGTCTTGTTCCATTTGAATAGTGAAATTAGCACAAGGAAATATACCTTGACTGTTAACTCGTTGCGTATGCGTTGGACTGTAAGATCTTGCCGTATTGATTTTAACTGATCACATTTGTAAAGGTAGTTCTTCGGAGAACTTTGAAccatttttaatgctttttccaaGACTTCTTCTGGTCTCACCTGCAAAGGCAGAATTACCtttgagaaatcatcaaaacttgCGAAGTGAAAATTGCCAATAGATATGCATTCCCCTTGAATTTCAAGTAACAACAGAAAGAATTAAGAGATTACAGTTGCAGGGTCAGGTGCAGAAGTAAGACGTAAGTAGCGTTTCTCAATTTCCTGGCAGGTTCCTTTGACAGTAAGAGCATCCCAATCAATATCTTCAACAGCACAGTTACCATTTTCCTCAATGTTTCTACTAAGCACCAAGGCAGTAGCCCTCCTTGCATACACATTTCCAGCTCCTCCATTTCTGGATCGATTATCATTAGCAGCTATGCGACTTCCATGCCCTCTCTCAAAACGCTTTGATCGATTTTCACGTCTCTTTCTTTCCTCTGGTGTATCTGCCGCTGCTCCTGCAGCAGATTTATAGGCTGATTGACTTCGTTCCTTATCACTATCACTGGATGCTTCACCGTTATCTGTCACATCCATTTCATCACCAACACACTGCCTCTTAGCTGGCCTAAAGACATCAGTTTTGGGGGTTTTCCGCTGTGGTAAAGAAAATTTCACATGACTCGAATTATTCACCTTGATATCTAACTTTCCACCTGAAAACTGTATGCAATCACTCAGATGAGAGACATTTTATTTGGTCATAAGGATCTGGTAACAAACTGATGGAAGCCAAAAGATTAGAACACCCCAGGCTTTAAGAGTTAAGTAGCACTAAGCCAAAAAGACAAGTATCAGATAATGTCAATCTCATGTAAGAAGAATCATAGCTGGGTCAGGACAGAGTTCACTAGAGTACCTAAAACAACAATTTAGCACCCCTTGACACAGTAATAGATCCAATGCGATCTTGCCTAAGAAGCCGCTTTGGTTCATGCGATGCAAAGGAAAACATAGTATGCTGCCTAACCCAAAAAGTACCCGATGGTTGATTCTACTTGTATCATACTATTATGCTCTAAGAAACCTGGACGAATAGCCTGTTTGACCAAACCTTAGGGAGGCCAAAATGcgtatttttctaaaaagtgcTTATTTAGAAAAGAGTGCAAGTGTTTGACTAAGCTTTTGTGAGAAAATAAGTGCTTTTGTGAGTAGCAGAAGTTGTTTTTCATACACTTAAAAAACTAATTTCCCCAAAATTGCTTCGAGAAAAGAACACTTAGAAGCACTTTCAAAATCTTGGCCAGACGCAATTTATTACTCAAAAGTGCTTTTTAAATTTACTGGCCAAACACAAACGGCTTCTCACTAAAACTTAACTTTTTTGAAAAGCACTTTTCAATATAAGTTGATTTTAGAAGCTTGGCCAAACAAGCTATAGGAGAAAAgttttttcatgaattatggAGGATTCTAAGAAAATATGTTGTGGACAACATTACAATCTCTGACACAATAAGTATGTTAAAGAACTAATAGAATTGAACATATTTTTTGGTTGATACTATGCACATTTAGATTAatcgatcaccaaaaaataagGGGAAGGAGACAGATAGAAAGTGAAGTCATGAAGCTGGAGAATCCTGGTGCGGATAAATAAACACTCAGCAACCTAGACCACCTCTTTAGATTCTTCATTTCAAGCAAGAGGCTGAAGTTGGTGAAAAATGGAAAGAGATAACTGTATAACCTTTTATCTTCAAAGGCAGAAAACTATTACCTGTTTATTCCAACTCCCATACTTAGAAGCATCAGGAGTGACTGATGCAGGTTGGACCGTTGGTTTCTCCACTTCTAAAGGCTCCCACCTACTTTTATATCGCCTACTCGGACTTCTCTTACTTTTTGGAGATGAAGAAACTGGTGCTGAGAATATTACTCTTCTGCATAGAAAAGGAAGAAGTCAAAATAGTCCTTGAATTTGACAAAAGATATCTAACTGTGAGGGAAAATTCATCAGCATAAAGGGGAAAAGGCTCATGATTATGTTCCCTAATCAGGGAAACTACACTATATACGCAGAAGTGTTTTGCTTTCAACTGTTAAACAAATACTTAAGCAAAGTAAAAAATGAATGGGAAAAGGGAGGAACAAGAAGTTTGTTTCTAACTACTGAGGCAAAAATTATTAGATTTGCACTTTGCACTAGCTGTAAGATAACTACCATATGCTAGGTGAAGTACAAATGCATAGACGAGATACAGTAATTGACATTCATGCCCTATGACAGCTACTTTGGTAAGTCACACGTGCGTGCATTGTATAGATtattatatttagatttttgTGTGAGCCCACAGCATGTGCATGCATAAGGTTTGCAGATCAGTTTTGGGAAGACTAGATAGCATACTCCTTCTTATCAGCATCCACACTGGACATGGGGAAAAGAGGCTCGGTGTCCCAGTCTCTCGTATGAAGTGTACCGTCAGCAGTTGCCTTCGTGATAATCTGCAGATTATGGTACATTTAAGTAACAGAGGGGGCAAGGAAAGAACCATGCATCAACAGAATGACATATCATTATAGTACAAGTAAATCAAATgttaatcaattaatatgaCTCATTATGTTGCAAACAGCTCAAACATTACCCAATGATACTCAGCATTAACATTACTGTAGATGGGACGCAAAATAATAGCTATAGTTATATAGAAGAGCAATGGAAGGACGACCGTGGCTATGAAGAGTTGTACAATGAGTAATACAAATTGTACTATGTACTTGATCATATCTTATTTCCTTACCAATTGCCTCTCGACACGTGTAATATACGTGGGTCCATTCTCTTTTATATCATTTCAATTTATTGtccattataaatttaaaatatcaagtcATTATCAGTTTCATTCATATTTTGTGGACCCTATTTGTCATTCAAGCTTCACtaaatgtcatcaacatactaTATGTTCAATCaaatataatagtaatattttttttatttggtccaataatttttctttcaaacttatattatatgcaactataattcatttttaaaaaaaactctattAAAAGACATTATCAATTAAATCTAGATAGAAAACTTACAAACACATCTTATGAATGAAACTACATGTATTGATTTTTCACTAGACATATAAGTGACACAAATAGTTTTAAGCATTTATCATTGAGCCATGATCAAAAACTTTGAAACTAATATTTATCATGCAACAAAACTAAAACATTATTCCAGTAATAAATTACATTTTCATCTTTAAGATAGATACCATAAACGTATTTTTACTCGAAGTTCTATTATTTTGTGACGtacaaaaaaaacactaaacagaaatgttgttatgtattagataaatatggttttattattatttaataagaacaataaattACTTGACTTAATATATTAATAGCTTATTAAATTTGCCAGTCAATTCTATTTTGATGTAGTGCTAAAAACCCATATGTTATGTACTATAAAAATGTGTATTCAAGTaagttatcagtttcaaaaaaaaaatgtgtattcaAGTCTCTAATTCTATTTCTTTCTAAATTTTCTGGCAACATCATCATTGATGCCACTTCTCTTTTTGAGCCAGATGAGTGCTCCTCATTCTATGTTCTAGCAATTCATAACTAGGAAGTTACTCAATTGCTGCTTGCTAAACTGGCTATAAAGCATTATTATCTCCATACCATCTAAAAATTCTTCATTAAGTCTCGAATAATATCTATGCAGCTCATTACATGGCAAGAACTGGAAAACGACCGAgagaaaatctcaaaaatacACTAAGATACCTCCTTCATGACAGCTTGGGATGCCACCATTTGAGTATCATCCTTGCAACGAGCCAAAGCCCTTTCAACATAACCACAAAGTGATTTAGGAAAAGTATCAGGCTGCAGACAACAGAAAGATCACTTTAATTAAGCACGGAATAAATAATCTGACATTAATTTGATGCAATGCAAGAATAAATACCATGTTATGACATGTCACCATTATCCCAATTCCCAACTATTAGTTACCACTAGAATAAAATACCAAGGTTTCTCAGATTGTGTGGCGACAAAAGTACAGAACACAACCAAGGAGCAGTATTTCATCAATAAAACCTAACAGTTGAACTGTCAATCATAACAAGATAGAAGATTGCAGCGTCAAagtatcatattaaaaaaagcTGCTCCTTACTCCTTAATAGTTCAGCAAAATCAGAAGTCCTACCAATATCGAAATTTCCTGTACAAGTGATTAAACCAAGTTGACACAAACCTACCAGTTTAGCCATTAATAACTATATCATTGTTTCAACATCAACTTGAAAAAGAGAATCCCAAACTGAAAAACCCGTTAAGAGTATTTCAAGAGAAATAATTGCAGACTCACACAGCTTTAACTTTTTCCCAAGTGAAATTCATGTTCAAACACAATAGACTTCCAGATAACCTTTTCCAACTTCCATCtcagattcttttttttttaacttgaacCAAATATCGTCACCAACATTAGTAATTAATAGATTTAACTTTAGCAAGCAAGCATGTTGCTTTTCACTTCAGAAGTTGTAACGATGTCGACCGTGAAAAGGTAAGTTGGCTATTTCTATTCTCACAGCTACACCTAAAAGATAATGcaataaaagttcaaaaaaactCTGTCCGGCTTTTACCATAATAGAATATACATTTACACAGAACTCGCAGACGTCTCAGTAGATTTGTTCACTAGACACATTTAAATGACCaagaaaatgattataaaataaCCCATCTTCGCCAAGCTTGGAATGCAATTGTTTTATCCAAAACGAACATGTGAGCTTATCCACATGCGACTCATTGGAACAACTCTGAAGGTTTTCCTGATAGACCAATGGTGGTGAGTGCCTTTAAAAGCCCTAACTACATCGTATTAAAGAAATACACAACCTACCACCCAAGCTACTGATTCACTGGTTATCAAAATATCCTCTGCATAACTATTCCGCCAATATCACCCATAATATAAACCTTCCTTACTAAAAGCACATAAATCAGCGAAAATATGGAACTCCAGAATATTAAATTAGGTTAGTCTTGCTAGTATTGATAAAATGATACCACACCAAATACACTTGACAAGTCACTTCCCAAATGCACTTCTACATATTAGACTAATGGAGTTATTTAGAGGGCTATATTAGTACTAGATCATTCTTGTCAAGCGCATAGGATCATTTGCTTTAATAGGATTTAATTAgcatcatatcattatttttgaagaaaaacttTGGCAAGTTATATGAGAAAGGTCCTAAGAGGTGCTACTCAACCAAGGGTGTAAAGAAGTCTAATCAATGCATATATGGAAGTTTAGAGAATGGCTGGCCCCTCCAATTGGTAATTTGGTTTAAGATGAAGTGAGTTGTTTTGTTAATGGCACCAAGTAGATGCAAATAAAGTACAAAAGATAGTAAGCATGAAGTAAcacttttctcaaaaaaaaaagatagtaaGCACACAAAAGAGTTTGTTAGCTCCATTCGAATATGTACTCCTCTCGAATTCGTTAATGCATTGGGGTTTTCGAATTTTCCCCTACAAATTATCCATAGTGACTACTCATAACAAGCATCACTTGACCAATTCAAAGAGAATCTTATAACAACATACCCGGTGCAATCCCCTAAGAGGTGGCTGGTCTAAGAGAAGCTTACAACAAACATAAAGGAACACTAGCACAGATATCTTCTAATTGACTATCAAGATGAAAGACTATCAAGAAGCAAGTGAAAAATCTATCATCTTAGTCAAGCATTTGAACTTTGTCCGTCAACTATGCAAAGTTATGTTACAAAACACAATTTATGATTGCATGTTTTACTGAAATGATCAAAGTTAAAGGTGTTTAACCTTGAGAGCATTCTCTGCAGCATTAGATGATACTTTTTCATTAGTTTTTGGTAAGGAAACGCTGACATATGCAGGTTTGGCCGCTGCATTAGTTGTAGAGCTTTGGATATCCAGCTTTGGTAAACCCATGGTCAATGTTGAAGTTATTCTAGGGTTTGTGGGAATCTGTAGTTTGCTAGCACTACCTGTATCGCCTGGTGTAACAGTTTGCTGCATAGTGGGCAAGGATGACTGATAATTATAGGGCATCTGATAAGAGGCTTGATATTGTGTGCTTGGTCCTTGGGGACATGAAGAACTTTGTTGAAGGTTTTCATGAGAAGGGGTTATGTCTAAAGGCTTTTGACCATAAGACTGTACTGGATCAGGCTGCTGATTTTGGAAAGAGGGAGCCCAATGTTTCCAGTAACTATCATGAACGTTTCCACCTACAGCAGGAGActgacccaaaaaaaattaaaagttaagtTCATTAGGCAAATCAAAAAGAACTCCACACATAACATGAAGGGAAAGAGAAATGAAGTTGCTTTTCTCAGTGTACTGAGTAttgaaaagcaaaaaaaaatgagGCACTGACTGCAATGACAGTAGATAACATCTCTTCTTCTGTGAGTAGCTGGCACTCAACAACTCGCACAAGATAGAAGTTGAATATCCAGACTATCAAACGTATAATAAACACGAATGATATTTAGACAGCAGAGTTAAAAGAGCATACAAGGCATTGCTTACCAGATCTTTAGCAGCTTGTTGAACAACAGAACAACTAAAATAGCAAATTAACCTAACATGTGAGTGTGATACATGATTTATCACCATCTTTTCCGTCTCTCTGATTGCTTAACATGGTTTTGAATTTTAAGAGGATGTTTGGATGGACTTATTCTAAGTAGTTTTAGGCTTTTAAgctcttctttatttttggaGGTGTTCGGGAAAGAAGAAGTGCTTTTAACCACTTTCTTTTAGGCTGaaaaagcacaaaaacaagCTAAAAGCCAAAAGGCTATTCCAAACTTATGGCTTCTAGCTTATAAGCTACTTTAAAAAGTCTATCCGAACACCCCCTAAGTGAATTACATGACAACTGATATTCAAATAGGAGTCTCGACGCATGCATAAAAGTTATGTCTCTACGCATGCATAAAATTATCTATTATAAGTAAAACTCCAACAGAGTAACTCATTTGTGAATTGCATGTAAAGGAAAAACCTGCACCGCAGACAATGCGGGCAAACCAGATTCTGGCTTGCCAGGTGGAGCATGAGATGCCGGAGCCTGGACACCTGAAGCTGGGTAACCCGCCGGAACAGGGCAACTCAGACTGGATACATTAGAAACGGAAATATTTTCTGTTCCAGGAGCACAGGGGACATCATTTTGTGTATGGTTGTAATAATCGGCCCATTGCTTGTACTGTTGTTGATACTGTGAAGCAGCAGGAGCTGTGGTAGAACTGTATGCGGCATTTGAATCAGAATTGTAGCTTGGATACTGATGGGAAGTGTATGTTGCATATTGTCCTTCATGCCATGCGTTCGTCTGGTTATTGTAAGCACCACTTGTGTAACCTCCAGATGTCTGGTAATCACCAGGATTGTAGTAAGTGCTTGAATAACTTGCAGGCCCAGCATAAGACCCTGTATTCTGTAATGAGGAAAGGGGCTGATAAGGAGCACCTGTATTTTGATATGCTCCTGATGGCTGAGGATAGGATTGATTAggttgttgttgatagccattataGTAAGCAGCATATCCTGTATTGTTGTATCCATAAGGATCAGTACTTTGATAGGTTCCATAGCTACTGTAATCCTGCTGTACATTTGTGGCACCGGAACTTGGTGTAGTAGCACTAGCTGCAACATTCAATCCATCTTGAACATTCCTTGAAGGCGGTGCAGCTTGTTGGTCATGATCATAACCAGAATGTGAGACAACTCCATTTTCCCTGGCATAGCTATCTGCAGCATGAGCGCTCCATGGTGCAACTGTAGAATTTGGAGGGGCGTAATATGAAGACATGTGATGTTGGTTTGGATCGACAGCCTGATGAttctatatagggaaaaaaaagGATTTAAAGTCATATAATGGGAAATCAACTCACCTATCCAGAACAATTTATAGCAAGAGCAGTACATGATAAAGTTGCAGAAGAATAGTAAATATAAGCAAGTTAAAAGAGTTGGTGGCTGAAAGAGGAGAAGCATTTAACGCTTTCACCATTCGAGTAAAGGAAACATTTAATCAATCAACATGTACAACGACCAAAAATTATACATGTAGTGAATGTCTATCCATAGAAGGCAAGAGCACACAGTTTCGGCTCATAAGAACCAGTTTCTCAACATAAGGATAGTCGGTAGTCAATGCATCAAACATGACCTTCACAAAATCTATCTACATTGTTGCCCAAGTATCTCCACGATAAACATAAACATGACACATACCAATGTAAGTAAAGCCTTTCATACTTGTATTGATGGATAAAAGCAGACAAGGCATCTTGATTTACTACTTACAAACATCACTAGCACAAGACAGTCAATTGTGTCTCTCCAGCATCAGAGTGACTTGTCATAGCTACTTCATCAAGAACTCTGACTTTTGTGTATCTCATTACTAACCATTAACAAGTTGTACATACATTTAAATAAGGCAGTTTTACTAAGTGAAAAGTCAAACgactttttctttaaatttaaaattttcaaacaattatttatttattttttcgatGAGAGTGGTGTCCGGACCAGCTTTCGagcacctcgactaattccacaAGATATTTGTCATCTCCCACCCACAACAAGTTAGATAACTCTGTCCACCAAGGCTAGGACAGATGGGAAGAGTCACTTAGCGATTGTTTGGTCTGCACTGAGTTCTGAACCCGAGAACCTCAAGGTTCTCAACCACTTTATTGACCACTAGGCCACATCCTTGATGCTATTTTTTCAAACACTTTCAAgtacttcataacataaaatCTTGTGATTTCTACTGCTTCTTACAGTTTCTAGATATAcaaatgttaaataaaatacTCTGAATCGATGTCCAAATTCATACGGACTATTAGATGACCAATGGAAGATCCAAGTACAGGTTTGTGGGTTCAGTAGAGCCCAAAGGTTTGCAGTCGAACCTTATATTTGTGTGAGAACAGGTAGAAATAGAGTTAGATGTACAGTTTAGAACTCATCCTTCCACTCAAAACCAAGTAAAACCAACAACACTTGTGTTTGGAATCTCCCACTATGCTttcccacataaccctaacacgACAATTCTTTTTGGTATTGATGgagtaaatatataaataatataagaaagaaaaaaacagcaGCAGCACAACTGAAAGCCTCACTTCTCTCAGAGAAAGGGAAAAAACTAAAAGCTTTCAATTACATTGGGGCATCATCCCGCCATTATcttatgtcattttgacaccatcatcacaatttacatatattaaGTATGTTAAAAAATAGTTGCAACAAGCAGAAATCTATTTGGACCATAATGACATACATTTTTTTCCAGAAACGAAGTTTGCATAAGAGAAGAGGAAGTACAATTCGAGTGGTTACCTCCTGTGAACTGGGATCCAAAGTGGTCACAGTGGCACTTCCTTGATTCATCATCCTCTCATTAACATCCTGCTTAACCAAACATTTCAGTATTCAGATATCTATAACAAAATCACCACAACACACAAGAAAAAAGATAGTCATAAGTTGAATTGCAGCCTAATGGTTACAACTCCACCTTCTTACATTCATAGGTGGTTCAAATCCCACAAAAGGATCCTTTTCTACACTTCTATCCCAACTATTTAAGTGCCCATCCCTTACTCCAGCAAATTTTATGCAAGAAAGAATTTAACCAGGACTAAAACTGCAGCCTAATCATTACATCTCCACCTATCTATGTCACAGCTGCAGGATTCCAAACCTACAAAAGTGGTTTCTACGTTTCTATCCCAACTATTTAAGGGCTCACCCCTCACTCaaaaatacttcaaaaaaacaaaagagaactAGAATTGCAGCATATTATTGCAACTCCACCTACCCATCATTACATGAGCAGGTTCCAATCCTATTTGCAAGACCACcttcaacaacaataacaactatGCCTCAGTACAAAACAAGTTGAGGTCCAGTATGCTTTGGATCCTAACTATTACATGTGCAGGTTCCAATCCCACAAATAATGTACTCCTTAAATATCATCTTGACTATTTGCAAGTCAACCTTCAACAACAATTTACGACTCGGTACCAAACAAGTTGAAGTCATTATCTAACAACTAAAGAGCTCATATATCATCCAGCATATACTGATACAACAAATCAGTTAAACAGCAAATATCCTCCTTCTACCCATATCATAAGTGGTCTTCATCCCACTTGCACAAAATCCCCAACACCCTTAACACATCCAATAAGCATTTACCACCACAAACACTTACAAAATGTCAAATTACGGATTTGTCCATTCACCATGTTTATAGGTCcaaaaaaatggggaaaaaaacTAGCTAGACATGGAACTACAGCTGCAACTTTGCCTACATCAATCATACTTTCTAATCTCACAAAAAAAGGGgctttttctaataaatttgagcaacaaaaaagaaactaaCCAAAATCTGAACAAATTGAACAGCTTGAGCCTTCAAGGAACAGAGAAACAATCAACCTCGAACAAAGCAGCACCCTTATATGTATTACCAAAGCAAATTGAGacgaaaaaaaacaaaaaaagatatggaaaaaattgggaaaaaaaaaacagagaacGATTAGCAACGAAGAACGATTACAGATATCGATTTGGTAAGGAACTACAGTATAATATATGATTCGAAGCACAGAATTATTCAATGTTAAAGAAGAGATTTTTGATTTATGAAACTAACGTCGGTAGAGAAAATGAAATACGGAgatttgtgtgtgtatatatatggcgtaacttgattttcagtcgaaaaaaaattcaacccgATTGACTTATTCGGGTCGTAATTTgtggggggggagggggggtcgtgtttgagttttttttttttcgc
This DNA window, taken from Solanum lycopersicum chromosome 5, SLM_r2.1, encodes the following:
- the LOC101254205 gene encoding SAC3 family protein A isoform X2; the protein is MMNQGSATVTTLDPSSQENHQAVDPNQHHMSSYYAPPNSTVAPWSAHAADSYARENGVVSHSGYDHDQQAAPPSRNVQDGLNVAASATTPSSGATNVQQDYSSYGTYQSTDPYGYNNTGYAAYYNGYQQQPNQSYPQPSGAYQNTGAPYQPLSSLQNTGSYAGPASYSSTYYNPGDYQTSGGYTSGAYNNQTNAWHEGQYATYTSHQYPSYNSDSNAAYSSTTAPAASQYQQQYKQWADYYNHTQNDVPCAPGTENISVSNVSSLSCPVPAGYPASGVQAPASHAPPGKPESGLPALSAVQSPAVGGNVHDSYWKHWAPSFQNQQPDPVQSYGQKPLDITPSHENLQQSSSCPQGPSTQYQASYQMPYNYQSSLPTMQQTVTPGDTGSASKLQIPTNPRITSTLTMGLPKLDIQSSTTNAAAKPAYVSVSLPKTNEKVSSNAAENALKPDTFPKSLCGYVERALARCKDDTQMVASQAVMKEIITKATADGTLHTRDWDTEPLFPMSSVDADKKEVIFSAPVSSSPKSKRSPSRRYKSRWEPLEVEKPTVQPASVTPDASKYGSWNKQFSGGKLDIKVNNSSHVKFSLPQRKTPKTDVFRPAKRQCVGDEMDVTDNGEASSDSDKERSQSAYKSAAGAAADTPEERKRRENRSKRFERGHGSRIAANDNRSRNGGAGNVYARRATALVLSRNIEENGNCAVEDIDWDALTVKGTCQEIEKRYLRLTSAPDPATVRPEEVLEKALKMVQSSPKNYLYKCDQLKSIRQDLTVQRIRNELTVKVYETHGRLAIEVGDLSEFNQCQSQLKTLYAEGIKGCDMEFVAYNLLCVLLHSSNNRDLLLALSRLPAEARQNDAVKHALSVRAAVSTGNYVAYFRLYKTAPNLNTCLMDLYADKMRYAAVRCMSRSNRPTVPVTYIAQVLGFTSEESEDTDGVEDCVEWLKAHGACLTSDNPGEMQFDAKASVSTLYMPEPEDAVSHGDASLAVNDFLTRNLA
- the LOC101254205 gene encoding SAC3 family protein A isoform X12, which gives rise to MMNQGSATVTTLDPSSQENHQAVDPNQHHMSSYYAPPNSTVAPWSAHAADSYARENGVVSHSGYDHDQQAAPPSRNVQDGLNVAASATTPSSGATNVQQDYSSYGTYQSTDPYGYNNTGYAAYYNGYQQQPNQSYPQPSGAYQNTGAPYQPLSSLQNTGSYAGPASYSSTYYNPGDYQTSGGYTSGAYNNQTNAWHEGQYATYTSHQYPSYNSDSNAAYSSTTAPAASQYQQQYKQWADYYNHTQNDVPCAPGTENISVSNVSSLSCPVPAGYPASGVQAPASHAPPGKPESGLPALSAVQPDTFPKSLCGYVERALARCKDDTQMVASQAVMKEIITKATADGTLHTRDWDTEPLFPMSSVDADKKERVIFSAPVSSSPKSKRSPSRRYKSRWEPLEVEKPTVQPASVTPDASKYGSWNKQFSGGKLDIKVNNSSHVKFSLPQRKTPKTDVFRPAKRQCVGDEMDVTDNGEASSDSDKERSQSAYKSAAGAAADTPEERKRRENRSKRFERGHGSRIAANDNRSRNGGAGNVYARRATALVLSRNIEENGNCAVEDIDWDALTVKGTCQEIEKRYLRLTSAPDPATVRPEEVLEKALKMVQSSPKNYLYKCDQLKSIRQDLTVQRIRNELTVKVYETHGRLAIEVGDLSEFNQCQSQLKTLYAEGIKGCDMEFVAYNLLCVLLHSSNNRDLLLALSRLPAEARQNDAVKHALSVRAAVSTGNYVAYFRLYKTAPNLNTCLMDLYADKMRYAAVRCMSRSNRPTVPVTYIAQVLGFTSEESEDTDGVEDCVEWLKAHGACLTSDNPGEMQFDAKASVSTLYMPEPEDAVSHGDASLAVNDFLTRNLA
- the LOC101254205 gene encoding SAC3 family protein A isoform X6, with protein sequence MMNQGSATVTTLDPSSQENHQAVDPNQHHMSSYYAPPNSTVAPWSAHAADSYARENGVVSHSGYDHDQQAAPPSRNVQDGLNVAASATTPSSGATNVQQDYSSYGTYQSTDPYGYNNTGYAAYYNGYQQQPNQSYPQPSGAYQNTGAPYQPLSSLQNTGSYAGPASYSSTYYNPGDYQTSGGYTSGAYNNQTNAWHEGQYATYTSHQYPSYNSDSNAAYSSTTAPAASQYQQQYKQWADYYNHTQNDVPCAPGTENISVSNVSSLSCPVPAGYPASGVQAPASHAPPGKPESGLPALSAVQSPAVGGNVHDSYWKHWAPSFQNQQPDPVQSYGQKPLDITPSHENLQQSSSCPQGPSTQYQASYQMPYNYQSSLPTMQQTVTPGDTGSASKLQIPTNPRITSTLTMGLPKLDIQSSTTNAAAKPAYVSVSLPKTNEKVSSNAAENALKPDTFPKSLCGYVERALARCKDDTQMVASQAVMKEIITKATADGTLHTRDWDTEPLFPMSSVDADKKEVIFSAPVSSSPKSKRSPSRRYKSRWEPLEVEKPTVQPASVTPDASKYGSWNKQRKTPKTDVFRPAKRQCVGDEMDVTDNGEASSDSDKERSQSAYKSAAGAAADTPEERKRRENRSKRFERGHGSRIAANDNRSRNGGAGNVYARRATALVLSRNIEENGNCAVEDIDWDALTVKGTCQEIEKRYLRLTSAPDPATVRPEEVLEKALKMVQSSPKNYLYKCDQLKSIRQDLTVQRIRNELTVKVYETHGRLAIEVGDLSEFNQCQSQLKTLYAEGIKGCDMEFVAYNLLCVLLHSSNNRDLLLALSRLPAEARQNDAVKHALSVRAAVSTGNYVAYFRLYKTAPNLNTCLMDLYADKMRYAAVRCMSRSNRPTVPVTYIAQVLGFTSEESEDTDGVEDCVEWLKAHGACLTSDNPGEMQFDAKASVSTLYMPEPEDAVSHGDASLAVNDFLTRNLA